A portion of the Fulvia fulva chromosome 1, complete sequence genome contains these proteins:
- a CDS encoding Nucleoporin, producing MAPVVESSYLPSLDKCVAGDVRLISWRTAYRALADEEAALENNHLEDFFQDTDTTAILSRPLEPFPAPSGDSAKRVESLTAPINVSQGSGDDYNLHEITADAKWLSKEVQIEEPAALRMAIIEWQERPQDQLLNTARNGSNAISKAADLASSALARSTCRFSASTTALARPALDFTEQDTRRKRLLQVYLSERNHVVRLAADLVGRSAVGRNGSPASSDRNNWLDRVAGQITGTLWPTTDSNGTERYCMQCIESIKLALKQTVDSKSWPKVYSEDPEKGQSYLDSRYLQLVNTLRLLLFSLNAPHQGIPAASTVQAWFEAMQDCAFLQEERPFFETIDTARLLISVISVEILKLQLVVGEIMAGAGMEAPALRGKSYIKDEAHVKVLGRILHAAAQNGLVVAAPAIYAWSIIASVIKDIADVHVEMRLAQDELQGTASRRGSLDNGVRTEFELFYNNCIRIDEFETQTRPTPARFAEAAVDHMNVFAIIAQSASLAGEAYSSQAESVTAFACKETLLDLIRDGLPIVQYDGMVLEAILAILMPAEDTLFSKQQTIVLAGKVLYDADQFRPAIVTQALLRYPYELTPMLRLFQVLANARTSLDSTGLPKAAQLLESLSSFTQITSSRFNEYQLEDETRNTNDMILTADIPIFESRNELSLAVPDARRLLGKRSVEEGEQNPLIIAAGTSGVILTDNRPFVLRLDHAHSALEYLGLLLYTFAGSSQLTPASTHAQLDRFSATEVILLFDALLSATMHDDAHNDDALFILGRLSFTLPAQSDIVSVVAEIFETELLAHLNQEAQEGSVGLATACAEFINVLLKISPERVWSILARSSLLGVTDGAISLVQVVLSETQSQRYGFLKTCVRLHSLLLDDAIAGTIKRRSQPARPANRFASQQDTQDSTPERTMSGILNAYQKILFEILREQQRWRFDVPHERSTIATGILDSFSKLLKSTQGVDLSKEPSKRLTGVLAPAAQSLLNCCMSTSGTSVMAEVFTSMLPAALSVAEDAFPTQLRENLISQTRSLFRFLTILTRIVKTGLAPSQSTQMTHAQARTFSLQLLQNVPLMAMLLASDHGFKIDMFPLLSELVQAATLGGGDPPSILALLDEDAQKCLLTILTQLDRPLCDVQVERQVWDFLSAIMDSKQHYFAVYLLTGQLPKKGRQQDTTSQLKERPILTYALNKLSTISVLAPERALGMLRFVATAQRSWARATQQLRDHSEFLKYTLAWIETIGIAVRDPSPGAAIIAAKECQMAAYLCEIFAITLHAEFTTGDRKLLPSLLPKLATLRDHGVTVNAYNRSLHSNLAKNFTIKFTAGELVDFRRTAINPAIYGPDYFYDRGLAASVLQHDPSWHGKIRGPNQGFSDEFSRANANLSLLHAQTKLLSSWQRLATTLCECASQESDLQLELAKIAERCLQENAGPQLDQPGIADVLDIRIELAFVLISKLVSLKVDFSVMQDLLPAAWTLVGTSPVDYDIASASDDVSYYRELLHVLYLSIQPHIYSKRGSEPRSGNDSQLMFLNPAVASNLIDIVGKVIAPGFRALCANLHNDLELALPADFALLTALLKAILAVPEVNSVHTLLADIVAGSSLIRGAVSLYSWSDRLAEATAQDPVYGEVAITFLLALSTVRPIAEQMALEGVLSQLASANLSNYFRKPGGKGPFDEPSRMFVIWAQGLLPLCLNLLDAVGAPLAAEIAAFLNTFPEQLRRAETALQNTAPSPREPKAGTVTLSLVSEAHSLTMLALILKSDIALGAAEGVNAADIPSLAYNLEVVKDHAASLIRSRRSLADRLKPTNAMEERWLKATTPSDTDNVLLDKVVKEINSMLASFGDSDA from the coding sequence ATGGCGCCAGTGGTGGAATCCAGCTATCTGCCATCACTCGACAAATGTGTCGCCGGTGATGTCCGTCTCATATCATGGCGTACAGCATACCGAGCACTAGCCGACGAGGAAGCTGCGCTTGAGAACAACCACCTCGAAGACTTCTTCCAAGACACAGACACAACAGCAATCCTGAGCAGGCCACTCGAACCGTTTCCAGCACCTTCAGGAGATAGCGCAAAGCGGGTCGAGTCCCTCACAGCGCCGATCAATGTATCTCAGGGCAGTGGCGACGACTACAACCTGCACGAAATCACGGCAGATGCAAAATGGCTGTCAAAAGAGGTGCAGATCGAGGAGCCGGCCGCATTGCGTATGGCCATTATCGAGTGGCAGGAGAGGCCTCAGGATCAGCTGCTGAATACCGCGAGGAACGGGTCAAATGCAATATCAAAGGCAGCGGATCTAGCAAGCTCAGCCCTGGCGAGAAGTACCTGTCGCTTCTCTGCCTCGACCACGGCACTTGCGCGACCCGCATTGGACTTTACGGAACAAGATACGCGCCGCAAGCGCCTACTACAGGTCTATCTCAGTGAGAGGAACCATGTCGTGCGGCTTGCTGCTGATTTGGTTGGACGCAGCGCTGTTGGTAGGAACGGTTCACCAGCATCAAGCGACCGAAACAACTGGCTCGACCGTGTCGCCGGACAAATCACTGGAACTTTATGGCCAACTACCGACAGTAATGGTACTGAGCGATACTGCATGCAGTGCATCGAAAGCATCAAGCTGGCCCTGAAGCAGACGGTCGACTCAAAGTCTTGGCCCAAGGTGTACTCAGAGGATCCAGAGAAGGGACAGAGCTACCTGGACTCGCGGTATTTGCAGCTCGTCAATACACTGCGATTGCTGCTGTTCAGCTTGAATGCACCTCATCAAGGCATTCCAGCAGCATCGACAGTCCAAGCTTGGTTCGAGGCGATGCAAGACTGTGCTTTTCTGCAAGAAGAGAGACCGTTCTTCGAGACGATCGATACGGCACGCTTGCTGATATCCGTAATTTCTGTCGAGATCCTCAAGCTGCAACTCGTTGTTGGGGAGATCATGGCTGGAGCTGGAATGGAGGCCCCTGCCTTACGAGGCAAGTCGTACATCAAGGACGAAGCACATGTGAAAGTCCTTGGTCGTATCTTGCATGCCGCTGCACAAAACGGTCTCGTTGTTGCTGCGCCAGCAATATATGCTTGGAGTATCATTGCATCTGTGATTAAAGATATCGCAGATGTTCACGTGGAGATGAGACTGGCCCAGGACGAGTTGCAAGGTACTGCTTCCCGCAGAGGGTCTCTCGACAACGGCGTTCGTACAGAGTTCGAGTTGTTCTACAACAACTGCATCCGGATAGACGAGTTCGAGACTCAGACTCGACCGACTCCTGCTCGGTTCGCCGAAGCCGCTGTGGATCATATGAACGTGTTTGCGATCATTGCACAGTCTGCCAGTCTTGCCGGCGAAGCGTATAGCTCGCAAGCCGAGTCCGTCACAGCATTTGCTTGCAAGGAAACGCTTCTGGATCTCATCAGAGATGGTCTACCGATCGTGCAATATGATGGAATGGTGCTCGAGGCCATCCTTGCGATACTCATGCCGGCCGAAGATACCCTATTCTCTAAGCAGCAGACAATTGTCTTGGCGGGGAAAGTCTTGTATGATGCTGATCAGTTCAGGCCTGCAATTGTGACTCAAGCTTTGCTGCGATATCCATACGAACTGACGCCTATGCTGCGACTGTTCCAAGTCCTTGCAAATGCACGCACTTCGCTTGACTCGACTGGACTACCAAAGGCTGCTCAGCTACTCGAGAGTCTTTCCAGCTTTACTCAGATCACATCGTCGCGCTTCAACGAGTACCAGCTCGAGGATGAGACGAGGAACACGAACGATATGATACTGACCGCCGATATACCGATTTTCGAGTCACGCAACGAACTCTCCCTCGCAGTCCCCGATGCTCGACGGCTACTTGGCAAGCGCAGTGTTGAAGAGGGCGAGCAGAATCCTTTGATCATCGCCGCAGGCACCTCTGGCGTGATCCTCACAGACAACCGCCCATTCGTCTTGAGGCTCGATCATGCGCACTCAGCTCTCGAGTACCTGGGCCTACTGCTATATACTTTCGCCGGCAGTAGCCAATTGACGCCAGCAAGCACGCATGCGCAGCTCGATCGATTCTCAGCCACCGAAGTGATACTGCTGTTTGACGCTCTACTCTCGGCAACGATGCATGATGATGCACACAACGATGACGCGCTTTTCATCCTTGGCCGCCTGAGCTTCACCCTGCCGGCGCAGTCAGACATAGTGTCTGTGGTCGCGGAGATCTTCGAGACTGAGCTGTTGGCTCATCTCAATCAGGAGGCGCAAGAAGGCTCGGTCGGGCTTGCAACGGCTTGCGCAGAGTTTATCAACGTCTTGCTCAAGATCTCGCCGGAGCGAGTGTGGTCGATTTTAGCACGTAGTAGCTTGCTTGGTGTAACGGACGGTGCAATCTCTTTGGTGCAAGTGGTACTTTCCGAGACACAATCGCAACGATACGGCTTCCTCAAGACATGCGTTCGGTTACATTCACTTCTGCTCGACGACGCCATTGCTGGAACGATCAAGCGGAGGAGTCAGCCGGCTCGCCCAGCGAATCGTTTCGCCTCTCAACAAGATACGCAGGACTCCACGCCTGAGCGGACTATGAGCGGGATTCTCAACGCATATCAAAAGATCCTATTTGAGATCCTACGAGAACAGCAACGTTGGCGATTCGACGTACCGCACGAACGATCGACAATTGCTACAGGAATCTTGGACTCGTTTTCCAAACTGCTCAAGAGCACACAAGGCGTCGATCTCTCAAAAGAGCCCAGCAAACGCCTGACCGGCGTACTGGCACCTGCTGCACAGTCGCTATTAAATTGTTGTATGTCCACGAGCGGAACCAGCGTCATGGCAGAGGTCTTTACAAGTATGCTGCCAGCAGCACTCTCTGTTGCTGAAGATGCATTTCCCACGCAACTCCGGGAAAACCTCATCAGCCAAACGAGGTCACTGTTCCGCTTTTTGACGATCCTCACTCGCATAGTGAAGACTGGACTGGCACCATCGCAGAGCACGCAAATGACACACGCACAGGCCAGGACATTCTCACTTCAGCTCCTGCAGAACGTCCCACTAATGGCAATGCTGCTTGCCAGTGACCATGGATTCAAAATTGATATGTTCCCCTTGCTCTCTGAGCTCGTGCAGGCTGCTACCCTAGGAGGTGGGGATCCCCCATCGATACTCGCGCTGCTGGACGAAGATGCTCAAAAGTGCCTGCTCACGATTCTCACACAGCTCGACCGGCCCTTGTGCGACGTACAGGTTGAGCGGCAGGTGTGGGATTTTCTCTCTGCGATCATGGACAGTAAGCAGCACTACTTCGCGGTCTACCTCTTGACAGGACAGCTACCAAAAAAGGGCCGACAGCAAGATACAACGAGTCAACTGAAAGAAAGACCGATACTTACATACGCCCTGAACAAGTTGTCAACGATCTCGGTCTTGGCACCAGAACGTGCTCTCGGAATGTTGCGATTCGTAGCCACCGCACAACGCTCTTGGGCACGGGCAACCCAGCAGTTGCGAGATCATTCAGAGTTTCTCAAGTATACTCTTGCCTGGATCGAGACTATTGGAATCGCAGTGCGAGACCCTTCCCCGGGAGCCGCGATCATAGCCGCGAAAGAATGCCAGATGGCTGCCTACCTGTGCGAAATATTCGCCATCACTCTCCACGCCGAATTCACGACGGGCGATCGAAAACTTCTCCCCAGCTTGTTGCCCAAGCTGGCAACGTTGCGAGATCACGGTGTAACAGTCAATGCCTACAACAGATCACTGCATAGCAATCTGGCGAAGAATTTCACCATCAAGTTTACCGCTGGTGAGCTCGTTGACTTCAGGCGGACGGCAATAAACCCTGCTATATACGGACCCGACTATTTCTACGACAGAGGACTAGCAGCTAGTGTCTTGCAACACGACCCATCTTGGCATGGTAAGATACGTGGGCCAAATCAGGGGTTCTCTGACGAGTTCTCTCGTGCAAATGCCAACTTGAGCTTGTTGCATGCACAAACGAAGTTACTGAGCAGCTGGCAGAGGTTAGCGACAACTCTTTGCGAATGTGCGAGCCAGGAATCAGACTTGCAGCTTGAGCTTGCCAAGATTGCAGAACGCTGCTTGCAGGAGAATGCTGGCCCTCAGCTCGATCAGCCTGGAATAGCTGATGTCTTGGACATCCGGATCGAGCTCGCCTTCGTGCTGATATCGAAACTGGTATCCCTGAAGGTCGATTTCAGCGTCATGCAAGATCTTCTACCAGCAGCCTGGACGCTGGTAGGGACCTCGCCAGTGGACTATGACATTGCAAGCGCCTCAGACGATGTCAGCTATTACCGCGAGCTCCTGCACGTGCTGTATCTGTCAATACAACCACACATCTACAGCAAGAGAGGGAGTGAGCCACGGTCTGGAAACGACAGCCAACTCATGTTCTTGAATCCGGCCGTCGCCTCAAACCTGATCGATATTGTCGGCAAGGTCATTGCTCCTGGATTCCGTGCTCTCTGCGCGAACTTGCATAATGACCTGGAGCTGGCGTTGCCGGCCGACTTTGCCCTTCTGACGGCGTTACTGAAGGCTATCTTGGCAGTGCCAGAGGTCAACTCTGTGCACACGCTGCTGGCAGACATTGTGGCTGGCTCGTCACTCATACGTGGCGCCGTCAGCCTGTACTCCTGGTCAGACCGCCTGGCGGAAGCGACGGCGCAGGATCCGGTCTATGGCGAGGTAGCCATCACCTTCCTACTCGCGCTTTCTACCGTTCGACCGATCGCGGAGCAGATGGCGCTGGAAGGTGTGCTGAGCCAACTTGCATCAGCCAATCTTTCGAATTACTTCAGGAAGCCTGGGGGCAAAGGTCCATTCGATGAACCCAGCCGCATGTTCGTCATCTGGGCTCAAGGACTCCTGCCACTTTGCTTGAATCTTCTCGATGCTGTAGGCGCGCCACTGGCGGCAGAAATCGCAGCATTCCTGAACACATTCCCAGAGCAGCTCAGGAGGGCTGAAACAGCACTGCAGAACACAGCTCCCAGTCCCCGTGAGCCAAAGGCCGGCACTGTCACGCTCAGTCTGGTCTCCGAAGCGCACAGCTTGACAATGCTGGCGCTCATCCTGAAGTCGGACATAGCGCTCGGCGCAGCAGAAGGCGTGAACGCAGCTGACATTCCAAGTCTAGCCTACAACTTGGAGGTCGTGAAAGACCACGCGGCATCTCTCATAAGAAGCAGACGGAGTCTTGCCGACCGGCTAAAACCTACTAACGCCATGGAAGAGAGATGGCTGAAGGCGACGACGCCCTCGGACACGGACAACGTGCTGTTGGACAAAGTCGTGAAGGAGATAAACAGTATGCTCGCGAGCTTTGGAGATTCTGATGCGTAG
- a CDS encoding NADH dehydrogenase [ubiquinone] 1 beta subcomplex subunit 7, translated as MHNLPSTHTTPTMTVAETVKDAAHSVQDAVGLGHGHGHGHGHDAHPPRQATRKEMSANKVPLPYRDSCASLLIPLNKCRFDNYYLPWRCMDERHSYEKCQYEEFKLRVKKMDEIRAEKNGERSN; from the exons ATGCACAACCTGCCATCCACCCACACTACACCCACCATGACCGTCGCCGAGACCGTAAAGGACGCCGCGCATAGCGTGCAGGATGCCGTCGGCCTTGGACATGGCCACGGTCACGGTCACGGCCACGACGCCCACCCACCAAGAC AAGCCACACGCAAAGAGATGTCCGCCAACAAAGTGCCCCTGCCATACCGAGACTCGTGCGCCAGCCTACTTATCCCGCTGAACAAGTGCCGGTTTGACAACTATTACTTGCCGTGGAGGTGCATG GATGAGAGACACTCATATGAAAAGTGCCAATACGAGGAGTTCAAGCTACGAGTGAAGAAGATGGATGAGATCAGAGCGGAGAAGAACGGCGAGAGGAGTAACTAA